The Synechocystis sp. PCC 7509 genome includes a window with the following:
- a CDS encoding AI-2E family transporter — translation MRRLASFQRLIIIGLGAPVVAINVWVISQAVSYFDHLFTVLIVAAILAFLLNYPVKFFERVGISRTQAVIIVLLVSLSLLVIFAFTLVPLIFEQLQELLQGIPAWLERSQDNLAWLDKWARARRLPLDLTGFSNRITARVESQVQVLAGEAFGLALGTLSGLVDTVFVVVLAFYMLLYGKVVWRGLIELLPSPFGSAFNASLQLNFHNFFVTQLMLGLFMFVVLTPIFLALRLPFALLFALLIGSAELIPFIGATLGISLVTLLVLVQNWWLAVQTALFAIAVQQIKDNILAPRLLGNFTGLNPIWIFVALLMGAEIAGFLGALVAVPIAGTIKGTIDAIRAQQTNDVISTVTLGEDSPHSNN, via the coding sequence ATGCGCCGTTTAGCCTCTTTTCAACGCTTAATTATTATTGGTTTGGGCGCTCCAGTTGTGGCAATAAATGTTTGGGTAATATCCCAGGCGGTTAGTTACTTCGACCATTTGTTTACAGTATTGATCGTTGCGGCAATTCTAGCTTTTTTATTAAATTACCCAGTCAAATTTTTTGAAAGGGTAGGCATCAGTCGCACTCAAGCGGTGATTATTGTTTTGCTTGTTAGCCTATCGCTGTTAGTGATTTTTGCTTTCACACTTGTGCCGTTAATTTTTGAGCAGTTGCAAGAACTATTACAAGGCATTCCCGCTTGGTTAGAGAGGAGTCAAGATAATTTGGCATGGTTGGACAAATGGGCTAGAGCTAGGCGCTTACCCTTGGATCTGACGGGCTTTAGCAATCGGATTACCGCCCGCGTAGAGAGCCAAGTACAAGTATTAGCAGGAGAAGCTTTTGGCTTGGCTTTAGGAACGCTATCCGGGCTAGTTGACACTGTGTTTGTGGTGGTACTAGCTTTTTATATGCTGTTGTACGGCAAAGTCGTCTGGAGAGGATTAATTGAGTTACTACCTTCTCCCTTTGGCTCGGCTTTCAATGCTTCTTTACAGCTAAACTTCCATAATTTTTTTGTTACGCAGTTAATGCTGGGCTTATTTATGTTTGTGGTTTTAACGCCGATCTTTCTAGCTTTGAGGCTACCTTTTGCTTTACTATTTGCGCTACTAATTGGCTCGGCGGAGTTGATTCCATTTATTGGCGCAACTTTAGGAATTAGCTTAGTTACGCTTTTGGTTTTAGTTCAAAATTGGTGGTTAGCTGTGCAAACGGCATTATTTGCGATCGCCGTGCAACAAATTAAAGATAATATTCTCGCTCCTAGACTCCTGGGCAATTTTACCGGGCTTAATCCTATCTGGATTTTTGTCGCTTTATTGATGGGAGCAGAAATAGCTGGATTTTTGGGAGCGCTTGTTGCCGTGCCAATTGCTGGCACAATTAAAGGCACAATTGACGCTATTCGCGCCCAGCAAACTAATGACGTTATCTCTACCGTGACGCTTGGAGAGGATTCGCCCCACAGCAATAACTAA
- the pdxH gene encoding pyridoxamine 5'-phosphate oxidase, which translates to MDISVANLRQDYTKDGLREIDLDPDPVKQFKTWFDQALAAQLPEPNAMTLATATIDGKPSARMVLLKDFSDRGFVFYTNYLSHKGQELTTNPQAALVFWWAQLERQVRIEGKVELVSPPESDEYFHQRPINSQLGAWVSNQSQIVNSREVLEQRQAQLKAQYEQQIVPRPQHWGGFRVVPTALEFWQGRPSRLHDRLLYRRLENNSWSIERLAP; encoded by the coding sequence ATGGACATTAGCGTAGCCAATCTTCGCCAAGATTACACGAAAGATGGATTAAGGGAAATAGATTTAGATCCCGATCCTGTTAAGCAATTTAAAACATGGTTTGACCAAGCCTTAGCCGCCCAGTTGCCCGAACCAAATGCTATGACCCTTGCTACAGCAACAATTGATGGCAAACCGTCAGCGCGGATGGTGTTGCTTAAAGACTTTAGCGATCGCGGTTTTGTCTTTTATACTAATTATCTCAGCCACAAAGGGCAGGAATTAACAACTAATCCTCAAGCTGCTTTAGTTTTTTGGTGGGCGCAGTTAGAGCGCCAAGTCCGCATTGAGGGGAAAGTTGAACTTGTTTCCCCCCCTGAATCTGATGAGTATTTCCACCAACGCCCAATTAATAGTCAATTAGGCGCTTGGGTATCAAATCAAAGTCAAATAGTCAATAGTCGCGAGGTTTTGGAACAACGTCAAGCCCAGTTAAAAGCTCAATACGAACAGCAAATTGTTCCTCGTCCCCAGCATTGGGGAGGTTTTCGGGTTGTACCTACCGCTCTTGAGTTTTGGCAAGGAAGACCTAGCCGCCTGCACGATCGCTTGCTGTATCGCCGCCTTGAAAATAATAGCTGGTCAATTGAGCGTTTAGCTCCTTAG
- a CDS encoding DUF3153 domain-containing protein, translated as MNSKFLTRKISSGIKRSRIAWIMILASLFLSGCVKYDVGVNFDRPNHGEIVQHIKLGERLTSFSGDSATQWLNSIEQRTKRLEGKVKRLSSEEITVTIPFNNGADLETKFNQFFNPVEPQNSTKTSEELPKIDSKLEVAQNNLLLLSRQVLTYDLDLRSLSLIANNGNVLVSPGAVFDLEFSLNTPWGGRSIEKSANSIPPQTYGQQMLWKLQPGQLNHIEVVFWMPDFLGIGTVFICLFVALGIFLRYSFMPDPQTFLAPTPQNQ; from the coding sequence ATGAACAGTAAATTTTTGACTAGAAAAATTAGCAGTGGGATTAAACGCAGCCGCATAGCTTGGATAATGATCCTAGCCTCACTTTTCCTGTCTGGCTGCGTAAAATATGACGTAGGCGTAAACTTTGACCGTCCCAATCACGGCGAAATCGTCCAGCATATTAAGCTAGGAGAGCGCCTAACAAGTTTTAGCGGCGACTCGGCGACTCAATGGCTAAATAGCATAGAACAGCGTACCAAACGCCTAGAAGGCAAAGTTAAGCGCCTTTCCTCCGAAGAAATCACTGTGACAATTCCCTTTAATAATGGCGCGGATTTAGAGACAAAATTTAATCAGTTTTTTAATCCCGTAGAGCCACAAAACTCAACTAAAACAAGCGAAGAACTACCAAAAATTGATTCTAAGCTAGAAGTAGCTCAAAACAACCTATTGCTACTATCACGCCAAGTCCTGACTTATGACTTAGATTTGCGGAGTCTTTCTTTAATTGCCAATAACGGTAATGTTTTAGTTAGTCCAGGTGCGGTGTTTGATTTAGAATTTAGTCTAAATACTCCTTGGGGGGGTCGAAGCATCGAAAAATCAGCAAACTCTATTCCTCCACAAACTTACGGACAACAAATGTTGTGGAAACTACAACCTGGGCAATTGAACCATATAGAAGTAGTTTTTTGGATGCCGGACTTTTTAGGCATCGGTACAGTATTTATTTGTCTATTTGTCGCTTTGGGAATTTTCTTGAGGTATAGTTTTATGCCCGATCCCCAAACCTTTTTAGCTCCAACCCCTCAAAATCAGTAA